One window of Helicobacter jaachi genomic DNA carries:
- a CDS encoding helix-turn-helix domain-containing protein has translation MDKARFMELFKQTGFKNKNELAKYLGIPHATCNNWGSTTPYPKWLESFLNTYIELKTLKEQIKN, from the coding sequence ATGGACAAAGCACGCTTTATGGAGCTTTTTAAACAAACAGGCTTTAAAAATAAAAACGAGCTAGCCAAATATTTAGGCATTCCGCACGCTACTTGTAATAATTGGGGTTCTACCACGCCATACCCAAAGTGGCTAGAGAGCTTTTTAAACACCTACATCGAGCTAAAAACGCTTAAAGAGCAAATCAAAAATTGA
- a CDS encoding type II toxin-antitoxin system RelE/ParE family toxin produces MIISFKDKETLSFYKSGKSKKFPKQIHARALLKLDMLHASINLKDLRSPPSNHLEKLSGDLEGFYSIRINEKYRIIFTYENATAAQVCITDYH; encoded by the coding sequence ATGATTATAAGCTTTAAAGATAAAGAAACGCTAAGCTTCTATAAGAGCGGTAAAAGCAAAAAGTTTCCTAAACAAATCCACGCTCGCGCCCTTTTAAAGCTTGATATGCTTCATGCTAGTATAAATTTAAAGGATTTGCGCTCCCCTCCAAGCAATCACTTAGAGAAGTTAAGCGGAGACTTAGAGGGGTTTTATAGCATTCGCATAAATGAAAAATATCGCATTATTTTCACTTATGAAAACGCCACTGCTGCGCAGGTTTGCATTACAGATTATCACTAA
- a CDS encoding HigA family addiction module antitoxin, with product MTRRPSHAGEILKELYLNDLGISQQAFAKALGVSFRTINEIVNKKRAISVDMALRLSLALGTTPQFWLNLQNNYDVFLKAKDKKLADIKPLFA from the coding sequence ATGACACGACGCCCCTCACACGCAGGAGAAATCTTAAAAGAGCTTTATCTTAATGATTTAGGCATAAGCCAGCAAGCTTTTGCAAAGGCTTTGGGTGTGAGCTTTCGCACCATTAATGAGATTGTGAATAAAAAACGCGCAATTAGTGTTGATATGGCACTGCGTTTAAGTCTTGCACTTGGCACTACACCGCAGTTTTGGCTTAATTTGCAAAATAATTATGATGTATTTTTAAAAGCAAAAGATAAAAAATTAGCAGACATTAAGCCACTTTTTGCGTGA